CAATGCTTAGTTACCGCTAGTTTTTCAAACTGCACAAAAATCAATTCTTTAAACATTGTTTTTTTATTATCCATTCTATCTCCTTTTCCTTTTTTTTATTTATTTCTATTTGTTAGTGCAGGCATAATAAAAAGTCAAGAATCGTAGTTGATGAGTTTTATTAATAAAAAAAGAATTGGATACTTATCTAAAAAACTGGCGAGCAATTTTTTTGCTGGTTCCCAAACTCCAACTTTTTTCTGTTGGTTCCCAAGCTAGAGCTCTGCCCTTTACCCACATCTTTTATTCGAGGCTCGTTCCCAAGCCAGAACTTGGGAATTAGCAGAAAAGATGTGGGTAATGGGCAAGACTGGAGCTTAGAACAAGTTCAGAAAACTATTCTGATAAACAAAGGGTGTTGTTTTTCATTAAATATCTGGTATTGCAAGATAAACATTTGATTTCATATTCTGATTCAAATTTAAGAGTTTCACCACATCTGCAAACCCAGCCTATTTGCTTAGCTGGAACACCTGCCATAAGTGCAAAATCAGAAACATTTTTATTAACCACTGCTCCTGCTGCAATAAGGGCATATTTACCAATGGTTATTCCACATATTATTGTTGCATTGGCTCCAATTGAACATCCCTTTTTAAGAAGAGTGTTTTTGAACTCATCTTTTTTTTCAATAAAAGCCCTTGGATTAATCACATTTGTAAAAACACAAGAAGGCCCGCAAAAAACGCCGTCTTCAATTTCAACTCCATTGTATACAGATACATTGTTTTGAATTTTACAATTGCTTCCAATTTTTACATTGGGCCCTGCAACAACATTTTGTCCAAGGCTTGTATTGTTTCCAATTGTAGTGTTTTTAAGAAT
The nucleotide sequence above comes from Desulforegulaceae bacterium. Encoded proteins:
- a CDS encoding acyltransferase, with the protein product MVENYFVHESSYVDDNCKIGENAKIWHFCHILKNTTIGNNTSLGQNVVAGPNVKIGSNCKIQNNVSVYNGVEIEDGVFCGPSCVFTNVINPRAFIEKKDEFKNTLLKKGCSIGANATIICGITIGKYALIAAGAVVNKNVSDFALMAGVPAKQIGWVCRCGETLKFESEYEIKCLSCNTRYLMKNNTLCLSE